A window of the Fusarium poae strain DAOMC 252244 chromosome 3, whole genome shotgun sequence genome harbors these coding sequences:
- the GLD1_3 gene encoding mitochondrial glycerol dehydrogenase Gld1 (BUSCO:25046at5125) has translation MASLGAPSKKHKVTIVGSGNWGSTIAKIVAENTRSNKELFEEDVQMWVYEEDVTIPKESKLYDEANGDAPQKLTEVINKHHENVKYLPGIPLPTNLIANPDIRDAVKDSTILVFNLPHQFIANVCKQINGHILPFARGISCIKGVNVTDTDISLFSEWIGDGLGIYCGALSGANLAREIAEEKWSETTIAYDPPALDNSRAPTPRSGSPNPTIGELPEAHHKDVRGRTSKTKLIAMPAEYPPLDQHCFRTLFHRPYFHVQMVSDVAGVSLSGALKNVVALAAGFVDGRGWGDNAKAAIMRVGLMEMVKFGKEFFGETVHTATFTESSAGVADLITSCSGGRNFRCAKMAVEKGISVQEVEKQELNGQKIQGTTTAEEVNSFLKARGLESDYPLFTAVNAILNGEAQVDDIPTLIQDS, from the exons ATGGCGAGCTTGGGCGCTCCTTCAAAGAAGCACAAGGTGACCATTGTGGGATCCGGCAACTG GGGCTCGACAATTGCCAAGATCGTCGCTGAAAACACCCGCTCAAACAAAGAACTCTTTGAGGAAGATGTCCAGATGTGGGTCTACGAGGAGGACGTAACGATTCCCAAGGAATCCAAACTCTATGACGAAGCCAACGGCGATGCGCCCCAGAAGCTCACAGAGGTTATCAACAAGCACCACGAGAACGTCAAGTACCTACCAGGAATTCCTCTTCCCACAAACCTCATCGCCAATCCCGACATCCGCGACGCCGTCAAGGACTCTACCATCCTTGTTTTCAACCTGCCCCACCAGTTTATCGCAAACGTCTGCAAGCAGATCAACGGACACATTCTCCCCTTTGCTCGAGGAATCAGCTGTATCAAAGGTGTCAACGTTACAGACACGGACATTAGCTTGTTCAGCGAGTGGATTGGTGATGGGCTAGGTATCTACTGTGGTGCCCTCAGTGGTGCTAACCTAGCTCGGGAGATTGCTGAGGAGAAATGGTCAGAGACAACCATCGCTTATGATCCTCCCGCTCTTGACAACAGCAGAGCTCCTACACCTCGATCCGGCAGCCCCAACCCAACAATTGGTGAGCTCCCTGAAGCGCATCATAAGGACGTGCGTGGTCGAACATCCAAGACAAAGTTGATCGCTATGCCTGCCGAGTACCCCCCTCTGGACCAGCACTGCTTCCGAACGCTGTTCCACCGACCTTACTTCCACGTCCAGATGGTTTCCGACGTCGCTGGTGTATCTCTGAGCGGTGCGTTGAAGAACGTTGTTGCTCTGGCAGCTGGTTTCGTCGATGGTCGAGGCTGGGGTGACAATGCCAAGGCTGCCATTATGCGAGTTGGACTCATGGAGATGGTCAAGTTTGGAAAGGAGTTTTTCGGAGAGACTGTGCACACTGCCACCTTTACAGAGTCATCTGCCGGTGTTGCTGATCTGATCACATCCTGCTCTGGAGGCCGCAACTTCCGATGTGCCAAGATGGCTGTCGAGAAGGGAATCAGCGTTCAAGAAGTCGAGAAGCAAGAGCTGAACGGTCAAAAGATTCAGGGTACGACTACTGCTGAAGAGGTGAACAGTTTCCTCAAGGCTCGAGGTCTCGAGTCAGACTATCCCCTGTTCACAGCCGTCAACGCCATTTTGAACGGCGAGGCTCAGGTGGATGATATTCCTACTCTTATTCAGGATTCTTGA
- a CDS encoding hypothetical protein (TransMembrane:2 (o291-310i322-340o)~BUSCO:35836at5125) — protein sequence MSNPMATDEAVNKSRLAVVLRKLSTLTQRPEPKKYPSIDSIPYTSAERLAQSAEDYVADRDHPTPKTYLYLAYGSNLAAETFLGVRGIRPLSQVNVSVPTLELKFNLPGIPYREPCFANVDYRKLPEKPKLPPKVPIPPFDPPQPPSSESMKWDEGLIGVVYEVTEEDYGTIIRTEGGGAGYKEIVVPCIPLPPKVSIPEKPFPDIPKPFLSRTLFAPQIPDKDLPDDPRKKKWWYRFLVGPQREPDYAQASARYLKLIKDGAKEHELPDGYQRWLHSLQPYTITTLRQKIGAFLFLFFSGIFFLTIIGLSKVLADKSGKVPRWLAATMTVLFNVAWMVYDKFFKPVFGNGERTEEKDTRKLSTRVRSLSGGMLDLYPSADEEKAALLKGLRSNRGV from the coding sequence ATGTCCAACCCCATGGCCACCGATGAAGCTGTTAACAAATCTCGACTCGCTGTCGTATTACGCAAACTCAGCACTCTCACGCAGCGGCCCGAACCGAAGAAGTACCCATCAATTGATTCAATCCCCTACACCTCGGCCGAACGTCTAGCGCAATCTGCTGAAGATTACGTTGCTGATCGCGATCATCCAACTCCAAAGACCTACCTCTACCTCGCTTATGGATCCAACCTTGCCGCTGAGACGTTCCTGGGCGTGCGTGGAATCCGTCCGCTTTCGCAAGTGAATGTTTCAGTGCCGACTTTGGAGCTCAAGTTCAATCTACCTGGAATCCCCTATCGAGAACCATGTTTCGCAAATGTCGACTACCGAAAGCTTCCCGAGAAGCCAAAGCTGCCCCCAAAGGTGCCGATTCCACCTTTCGACCCCCCACAGCCACCTAGTTCGGAGTCAATGAAATGGGATGAAGGTCTTATTGGCGTGGTATATGAAGTGACAGAGGAAGATTACGGTACCATCATCCGCACTGAAGGTGGTGGTGCGGGTTACAAGGAAATCGTCGTGCCTTGCATTCCCTTACCACCAAAGGTGTCGATCCCTGAGAAGCCATTCCCGGACATTCCCAAACCCTTCTTGTCAAGAACGCTCTTTGCGCCTCAGATTCCCGATAAGGATCTACCAGATGACCCTCGCaagaagaagtggtggtATCGGTTCTTGGTTGGACCTCAGCGTGAGCCTGACTACGCACAAGCCAGTGCGCGCTACCTCAAGCTCATCAAGGATGGTGCTAAGGAACATGAACTTCCTGACGGATACCAACGCTGGTTGCATTCGCTACAGCCTTACACGATAACAACTTTGCGACAGAAGATCGGCGCatttttgttcttgttcttcagtGGCATTTTCTTTCTCACAATCATCGGATTGTCCAAGGTACTCGCTGACAAGTCTGGAAAAGTACCTCGATGGCTTGCTGCGACCATGACTGTGTTGTTTAATGTGGCCTGGATGGTTTACGACAAGTTCTTCAAGCCTGTTTTCGGGAATGGTGAGAGAACTGAAGAAAAGGACACCAGGAAACTGTCTACTCGGGTGCGTTCCTTGTCTGGCGGTATGCTTGATCTTTATCCCTCCGCAGACGAGGAAAAGGCAGCATTGCTGAAGGGGCTGAGAAGCAACCGAGGCGTTTGA
- a CDS encoding hypothetical protein (MEROPS:MER0064210~BUSCO:43894at5125), with amino-acid sequence MPFRQRMARHFGDSLAPEKPYLSYYDVLLTAEDIKALKHDWLTDNNIAFWEEYLERETLPKYPQARIVLLRPSMTFLLMKEPDTRSIQSALPDFSKVTHIFLPINDNRNVSVAEGGSHWSLLLVSTLDGVAFHYDSLGGSNYSEANVATRKLANILGRPLRFINLEDCPQQENGSDCGVFVCLLMRHLLVKRLLCANAREKVSMSMGGKMVDSYGGRKEMMRIIENLRKEGERRRSTDCYGSCEQFEDLVRELLGEKKAATRAMTAPVKAAPVKTTPVKTAPVKRTLPPWTGMRDFGRPKNWQSRSAPSTLGGRITKEPQDSSPSTPIKIRSKRSSYPTTASPQTCKVIQTH; translated from the exons ATGCCGTTTCGTCAGAGGATGGCCCGCCACTTTGGCGATTCG CTCGCTCCTGAGAAGCCCTATCTCAGCTACTACGATGTCTTGTTGACAGCCGAAGACATCAAGGCTCTCAAGCATGACTGGTTAACCGACAACAACATCGCTTTCTGGGAGGAGTATCTTGAGCGCGAAACTCTTCCCAAGTATCCACAAGCTCGTATCGTTCTGCTCCGCCCCAGCATGACATTTCTTCTCATGAAGGAACCGGATACTCGATCAATCCAATCCGCTCTTCCCGATTTCTCCAAGGTCACGCATATCTTTCTACCCATCAACGATAATCGTAATGTGAGCGTCGCTGAGGGCGGTAGCCATTGGTCACTGCTTCTCGTCTCGACTCTTGATGGTGTAGCCTTTCACTACGACTCGCTCGGTGGTTCCAACTACTCCGAAGCCAATGTCGCTACGCGCAAGCTTGCCAACATACTCGGCCGACCCCTCCGATTTATCAACCTTGAGGACTGTCCTCAGCAGGAAAATGGCAGCGACTGCGGTGTTTTTGTCTGCCTCTTGATGCGACATCTCCTCGTCAAGCGCCTTCTGTGCGCTAATGCCCGCGAGAAGGTATCGATGAGTATGGGTGGAAAGATGGTTGACAGCTATGGCGGACGCAAAGAAATGATGCGAATAATCGAAAATCTCCGTAAGGAAGGAGAGCGAAGGCGATC AACGGACTGCTACGGCTCTTGCGAACAATTCGAGGACCTCGTGAGAGAACTACTAGGAGAAAAGAAGGCTGCAACTCGTGCCATGACTGCTCCGGTCAAGGCTGCTCCGGTCAAGACGACCCCTGTCAAGACGGCTCCTGTCAAGCGAACTTTGCCCCCTTGGACTGGAATGAGAGACTTTGGTCGCCCCAAAAATTGGCAATCTCGATCGGCTCCATCTACACTTGGCGGTCGAATCACCAAAGAGCCCCAGGATTCGAGCCCTTCCACGCCTATCAAAATCCGAAGCAAGCGATCTTCCTACCCCACAACAGCTTCACCTCAAACTTGCAAGGTCATCCAAACACACTGA